Proteins encoded by one window of Chitinophagales bacterium:
- the hisH2 gene encoding imidazole glycerol phosphate synthase subunit HisH 2 has product MVRKTGKLTGEADKWKYPYIISNHLRYCMIVVVDYHMGNLSSIVKAFNRLKVPIHVTNNSSEIGRSKKIILPGVGHFGKAMETLQQEGLVTTLNELVIYKKVPIMGICLGMQLMARYSEEGNARGFGWLNASVVRFKTNQVKVPHMGWNTVEIKNNLLNLPAELNNQEFYFSHSYHWQSHDGTEAIGMTKYEYPFASIVAKDNIIGLQFHPEKSHQQGLRLLKFFIEL; this is encoded by the coding sequence ATGGTCCGAAAAACGGGGAAGCTGACAGGGGAAGCTGACAAGTGGAAATACCCGTATATCATCTCAAATCACCTTCGATATTGCATGATAGTAGTGGTGGATTATCATATGGGAAATCTGAGCTCAATCGTAAAAGCCTTTAACCGCCTGAAAGTACCTATTCACGTAACAAATAATTCCAGCGAAATTGGCCGGTCAAAAAAAATTATTCTGCCCGGTGTAGGCCATTTTGGTAAGGCCATGGAAACATTACAGCAGGAGGGTTTGGTAACAACACTAAACGAACTGGTAATCTATAAAAAAGTGCCTATCATGGGAATTTGCCTTGGTATGCAACTAATGGCCAGATACAGCGAAGAAGGGAATGCCCGTGGCTTTGGTTGGTTAAATGCTTCTGTGGTAAGATTTAAAACAAACCAGGTTAAAGTACCACACATGGGCTGGAATACGGTAGAAATAAAAAATAACTTACTGAATTTACCCGCTGAACTTAACAATCAGGAATTTTATTTTTCACACTCCTATCATTGGCAATCGCATGACGGCACGGAAGCGATTGGGATGACAAAGTACGAATATCCGTTTGCCAGCATCGTTGCAAAAGATAATATAATAGGATTACAGTTTCATCCTGAAAAAAGTCATCAACAAGGTTTGCGACTATTAAAATTCTTTATCGAACTATAA
- the hisF2 gene encoding putative imidazole glycerol phosphate synthase subunit hisF2, whose product MYRPRIIPVLLLKENSLIKTLKFKEHIYIGDPINAIRIFNESKVDEIIVLDIYATIQKRCFDKDFVRILNEETTMPFAVGGGICSIDQIRVLIQAGAEKVVIGSAAYYTPSLIRDAASTFGSSTIVVCIDYRMNFWKKPVVFVENGRKNTSILLWDYVKKIEDLGAGEIILQSIERDGTMQGYDMETIAKVWEQITIPLVVLGGAGSIHDLKTLYQQIKVNGLASGSIFVFNDRSKGVLINYPTDKQFIY is encoded by the coding sequence ATGTATCGTCCCCGAATTATACCTGTGCTTTTGCTCAAGGAAAATTCGCTTATTAAAACCCTAAAATTTAAAGAGCATATATATATTGGTGATCCCATCAATGCAATCAGAATTTTTAACGAGTCGAAAGTTGATGAAATCATAGTACTAGACATTTATGCTACGATTCAGAAACGATGCTTTGATAAGGATTTTGTCCGCATATTAAATGAGGAAACAACCATGCCGTTTGCCGTAGGAGGTGGTATTTGTTCAATTGACCAGATTCGCGTGCTGATTCAAGCGGGGGCAGAAAAAGTTGTGATAGGCTCAGCCGCTTACTATACTCCATCTCTAATCCGCGATGCAGCCAGTACATTCGGTTCATCCACTATTGTTGTGTGTATAGATTACAGGATGAATTTTTGGAAAAAGCCCGTGGTATTTGTTGAAAACGGAAGAAAGAACACCAGCATTTTATTATGGGATTATGTAAAAAAGATAGAAGATCTGGGGGCAGGAGAAATTATCCTCCAATCCATTGAACGAGACGGAACCATGCAGGGGTATGATATGGAAACCATTGCAAAAGTTTGGGAGCAAATAACCATTCCACTAGTAGTCCTGGGAGGGGCAGGTTCAATTCACGATTTAAAAACGCTTTACCAGCAGATCAAAGTAAACGGCTTGGCTTCGGGCAGCATATTTGTATTTAATGACAGAAGCAAAGGCGTATTGATAAATTATCCGACTGACAAACAATTTATTTACTGA
- the wbpG gene encoding LPS biosynthesis protein WbpG yields the protein MVSYQQCVRCVMDTTDPEIQFDENGYCNHCTNFLASVKPMIEQRIKNHEIKKILNEIRQKGKGKRYDCILGISGGTDSSYTAYLIKQYGLRVLAVHMDNGWDSETSVKNIRQLLQKLAIDYESYVLDWNQFRDIQLSFLKASVPEIETPTDIAILSTLHKVALKHGVKFIISGGNYATEGILPRSWHYNAKDLKYFKTIHKLYGTVSLKGFPLFGFWDEVYCKFFKGIRIIYILNYLSYDKMKAKEILKSELDWKDYGGKHYESRITAFVQSYILPVKFNIDYRKATFSTQICNGTLDRNEAIKELQTLPYKEEQVEEEIMYIAKKFGLTIETLKNILSTPPKWYFDYPNDARMLSSMYSLYRKYFSK from the coding sequence ATGGTCTCTTATCAACAGTGCGTGCGCTGTGTAATGGATACTACAGACCCGGAAATTCAGTTTGACGAAAATGGGTATTGCAATCATTGCACAAATTTTTTAGCGAGTGTCAAGCCGATGATTGAACAACGAATTAAAAACCATGAAATTAAAAAAATCCTTAACGAAATAAGGCAAAAAGGCAAAGGTAAAAGGTATGATTGTATTTTAGGAATTAGCGGGGGAACTGATAGTAGTTATACTGCCTATTTAATCAAACAATATGGATTGCGTGTGTTGGCTGTACACATGGACAATGGATGGGACTCGGAAACATCGGTTAAAAACATTCGCCAGCTTTTGCAAAAGCTTGCAATTGATTATGAAAGCTATGTTTTGGATTGGAATCAGTTTAGAGATATTCAGCTCTCGTTCTTAAAGGCTTCAGTGCCTGAAATTGAAACCCCTACAGATATTGCAATATTGTCTACATTGCACAAAGTTGCTTTAAAACATGGTGTTAAATTCATTATAAGTGGTGGCAATTATGCTACAGAGGGTATTTTACCTAGGTCATGGCATTACAATGCCAAAGACTTAAAATATTTTAAAACTATTCATAAGTTGTATGGAACAGTTAGTTTAAAGGGGTTCCCATTGTTTGGTTTTTGGGATGAAGTTTACTGCAAATTTTTTAAAGGAATACGCATTATTTATATTCTGAACTATTTGTCCTATGATAAAATGAAAGCAAAGGAAATCCTTAAAAGTGAACTTGATTGGAAAGACTATGGCGGTAAACATTACGAATCCAGAATTACGGCTTTTGTTCAATCTTACATTTTGCCTGTGAAATTTAATATTGATTACCGTAAAGCAACCTTTTCCACTCAAATATGCAATGGCACTTTAGATCGCAATGAGGCCATTAAGGAGCTACAAACATTGCCTTATAAAGAAGAACAGGTTGAAGAGGAGATTATGTATATCGCAAAAAAATTCGGATTGACTATCGAAACGCTGAAAAATATTTTATCCACACCCCCGAAATGGTATTTTGATTACCCAAATGATGCAAGAATGCTAAGTAGCATGTATAGTTTGTACCGCAAATATTTCAGTAAATAA